In a single window of the Paenibacillus sp. MMS20-IR301 genome:
- the alr gene encoding alanine racemase: MQASYRPTVAEINLDDLRANYEAFRGVLPPETKFMGCVKGNAYGHGAVEVTRELERLGADYVSVAFLDEALELRQAGILIPILVLGYTSPEGIAAAWKNNVTVTLFTPEVLEAVRQLPADPEYRLKVHIKIDSGMGRLGLLPADAPAFINEVHQTTQAELEGMFTHFAKADEQNKSYTLMQHRRFMSVAEALRDYGIEIPIIHTGNSATAIDTPLLSSNMVRVGISLYGFYPSAEVNREQVALHPVMTLKTQAVYIKTLPPDSGISYGTRYFTEGDEIIATLPVGYADGYSRMLTGKAEVLIRGRRVPVVGTICMDQCMVSLKSFADEAEQIKAGEEVVLIGRQGTMSVTADELALHLGTIHYEVICMLAHRVPRVYTREGMLPNLVNPLLQA; encoded by the coding sequence GTGCAAGCAAGCTATCGACCGACAGTAGCCGAGATAAATCTGGATGATTTGCGTGCCAATTATGAGGCTTTCCGCGGCGTGCTGCCGCCGGAAACCAAGTTCATGGGATGCGTCAAAGGAAATGCGTACGGACACGGAGCCGTGGAAGTGACGCGGGAACTGGAACGACTTGGGGCGGATTATGTCAGTGTTGCCTTTTTGGATGAGGCATTGGAGCTGCGTCAGGCGGGAATACTAATTCCTATTCTGGTGCTGGGCTACACCTCCCCGGAAGGGATAGCCGCTGCCTGGAAGAATAACGTTACCGTGACACTGTTCACACCGGAGGTGCTGGAGGCCGTCAGACAGCTTCCTGCAGACCCGGAGTACCGGCTGAAGGTGCACATCAAGATTGACAGCGGGATGGGCAGGCTGGGATTATTGCCGGCTGATGCACCCGCATTCATTAATGAAGTGCATCAGACAACGCAGGCGGAGCTGGAGGGCATGTTTACCCATTTTGCCAAGGCAGACGAACAGAACAAAAGCTATACACTAATGCAGCACCGGCGTTTCATGAGCGTGGCGGAGGCGCTTCGGGACTATGGAATCGAGATCCCGATCATACATACGGGCAATAGCGCTACGGCCATTGATACACCTCTCCTATCCAGCAACATGGTGCGTGTAGGCATAAGCTTGTACGGGTTCTACCCCTCGGCTGAGGTGAACCGCGAGCAGGTGGCTTTACACCCGGTAATGACGCTGAAGACGCAGGCTGTCTATATCAAGACCCTGCCGCCTGACTCAGGCATCAGCTACGGCACCCGGTATTTCACAGAGGGCGATGAGATTATCGCTACGCTTCCTGTGGGATACGCTGACGGATATTCCCGCATGCTAACGGGCAAAGCGGAGGTGCTAATACGCGGACGCCGCGTTCCTGTCGTCGGAACAATCTGCATGGACCAGTGTATGGTATCACTCAAATCTTTCGCTGATGAAGCGGAACAAATCAAAGCCGGCGAAGAGGTTGTACTCATCGGACGCCAGGGCACTATGTCGGTGACGGCAGATGAACTGGCGCTCCATCTTGGAACGATTCACTACGAAGTAATCTGTATGCTGGCTCACCGGGTGCCCCGTGTATATACACGTGAAGGTATGTTGCCGAACCTCGTGAATCCCTTGCTGCAGGCCTAA
- a CDS encoding Tex family protein, producing the protein MITAAIAKELNISLKQVRTTVGLLDEGNTIPFIARYRKEMTGELDENALRDIEERLAYLRNLGDRKKDVIRSIDEQGKLTKELHEQIMKAVKLQEVEDLYRPFKQKRKTRASVAKEKGLEPLAEWIMEQRRQGSPYEEAAKYIDAEKGVDSAELAVQGAMDIIAENIADDATIRSWVRQYTASQGILVSEAKDSEQESVYENYYNYREPVHKMPPHRILAINRGERENILKVGIEVTADKIHAFIIRKLVKGPSPVKELLEAVTEDAYKRLIAPSVEREVRGEMTEKGETQAISIFSGNLRSLLLQPPVKGRHVLGVDPAYRTGCKLAVVDDTGKLLEVAVTYPTPPNNKKKEAAAKFKELIAKYGIQLIVIGNGTGSRETEQFTAEVIAEVGDPGLAYLIVNEAGASVYSASKLAQEEFPDLDVAERSAASIARRVQDPLAELVKIDPKAIGVGQYQHDVSQKHLEESLKGVVESAVNHVGVDVNTASASLLSYVAGVNATIAKNIVKFREENGKFTTRKALQKVPRLGAKSYEQCIGFLRIPGGDNTLDRTPIHPESYPVVDRLFRELGLDVAQLGSKEVALQLAAQDAAGLAVKLDVGVPTLRDILESLQRPGRDPREELPLPIFRTDVLKIEDLVPGMEMQGTVRNVIDFGAFVDIGIKNDGLVHISQLSGSFVKHPMDVVSVGDNVTVWVLGVDLKKGRVSLTMRQPREAAGSVK; encoded by the coding sequence CTGATTACTGCAGCAATTGCGAAGGAGCTTAATATCAGCCTGAAGCAGGTACGGACTACAGTCGGGCTGCTGGATGAGGGCAACACGATTCCGTTTATCGCCAGATACCGCAAGGAAATGACCGGTGAGCTGGATGAGAATGCACTGCGCGATATCGAAGAGCGTCTGGCTTATCTGCGCAATCTGGGCGACCGCAAAAAGGATGTAATCCGCAGCATCGACGAGCAGGGCAAGCTGACGAAAGAGCTGCACGAGCAGATCATGAAGGCAGTCAAACTCCAGGAAGTGGAGGATCTGTACCGTCCGTTCAAGCAGAAGCGCAAGACCCGGGCAAGCGTAGCGAAGGAAAAAGGGCTGGAGCCGCTGGCGGAATGGATTATGGAGCAGCGCCGTCAGGGCAGCCCTTATGAAGAGGCAGCGAAATATATAGATGCCGAGAAAGGTGTCGACAGTGCCGAGCTGGCCGTACAGGGAGCCATGGACATCATTGCCGAGAACATTGCCGATGATGCTACGATCCGCTCCTGGGTGCGTCAATATACAGCGAGCCAGGGGATTCTGGTCTCTGAGGCCAAGGATTCGGAGCAGGAAAGTGTCTACGAGAACTACTACAATTACCGTGAGCCTGTCCATAAAATGCCGCCGCACCGCATCCTTGCGATTAACCGCGGCGAGCGGGAAAATATTTTGAAGGTCGGCATAGAGGTGACCGCCGACAAGATTCATGCCTTCATTATCCGCAAGCTGGTGAAGGGGCCTTCTCCGGTCAAGGAGCTGCTGGAAGCGGTGACCGAGGATGCCTACAAGCGGCTGATTGCGCCTTCCGTCGAGCGCGAGGTGCGCGGGGAGATGACGGAAAAAGGGGAGACGCAGGCGATTTCCATTTTCTCCGGAAATCTGCGCAGTCTGCTGCTGCAGCCGCCGGTGAAGGGCCGCCATGTCCTTGGCGTTGACCCGGCCTATCGCACCGGCTGCAAGCTGGCCGTGGTGGACGATACCGGCAAGCTGCTGGAGGTAGCGGTCACGTATCCGACGCCGCCGAACAACAAGAAGAAAGAGGCGGCGGCGAAGTTCAAGGAGCTGATTGCCAAATATGGCATCCAGCTCATCGTCATCGGCAACGGCACCGGCTCGCGGGAGACGGAGCAGTTCACGGCCGAGGTCATTGCCGAGGTCGGTGACCCGGGGCTGGCCTACCTGATCGTCAACGAGGCAGGGGCCAGCGTGTATTCCGCCTCCAAGCTGGCGCAGGAGGAGTTCCCGGACCTGGATGTGGCGGAGCGCAGCGCCGCCTCCATCGCCCGCCGCGTGCAGGACCCGCTCGCGGAGCTGGTGAAGATCGATCCGAAGGCGATCGGTGTCGGGCAGTACCAGCATGATGTATCGCAGAAGCATCTTGAGGAGAGCTTGAAGGGAGTCGTCGAGTCGGCGGTCAACCACGTCGGTGTCGACGTGAATACCGCCTCGGCCTCGCTGCTCTCCTATGTGGCGGGAGTCAATGCGACGATCGCCAAGAATATTGTGAAGTTCCGCGAGGAGAACGGCAAGTTCACTACGCGCAAGGCACTGCAGAAGGTGCCGCGCCTGGGCGCGAAATCCTACGAGCAGTGCATCGGCTTCCTGCGTATCCCCGGAGGGGACAATACGCTGGACCGCACGCCGATCCACCCGGAATCGTATCCGGTGGTGGACCGGCTGTTCCGTGAGCTGGGCCTCGATGTGGCACAGCTCGGCAGCAAGGAAGTTGCGCTGCAGCTGGCGGCGCAGGATGCCGCCGGCCTGGCGGTGAAGCTGGATGTCGGTGTGCCAACGCTGCGCGACATCCTGGAGAGCCTCCAGCGCCCGGGCCGCGACCCGCGCGAGGAGCTGCCGCTGCCGATCTTCCGCACAGATGTGCTGAAGATCGAGGACCTGGTTCCCGGCATGGAAATGCAGGGAACCGTCCGCAATGTAATCGATTTCGGCGCCTTCGTCGATATCGGCATCAAGAACGACGGGCTGGTCCACATCTCCCAGCTCAGCGGAAGCTTCGTCAAGCACCCGATGGACGTAGTCTCCGTTGGAGACAACGTTACCGTCTGGGTGCTCGGCGTTGACCTGAAGAAAGGCCGCGTCAGCCTGACCATGCGCCAGCCGCGCGAAGCTGCCGGCAGCGTGAAGTAG
- a CDS encoding VOC family protein: MGFKSTILVVEDVVRSRMLYEDILGCKVEADFGIYNLGFSGGFALYAKSLFAELINSNDIVFKAQNLAVYFEFDDIHSLRDKIIANGFELLHDIQEQPWGQLVFRFYDYDKHIVEIAEDMDTVLVNMYKSGMSESMIANKTGYTEEDVTKTLRSKDR; this comes from the coding sequence ATGGGATTCAAATCAACAATTTTGGTAGTTGAAGATGTAGTGCGATCAAGAATGTTGTATGAAGATATACTTGGCTGCAAAGTAGAAGCTGATTTTGGTATATACAATCTGGGATTTTCAGGCGGCTTTGCACTTTATGCAAAATCCCTTTTTGCAGAATTAATTAATAGTAATGATATTGTATTTAAAGCACAAAATTTAGCTGTTTATTTTGAATTTGATGATATTCATTCATTAAGAGATAAGATTATCGCTAATGGGTTCGAGCTATTGCATGATATTCAGGAGCAGCCCTGGGGACAGTTGGTTTTTCGTTTCTATGATTATGATAAGCATATCGTAGAGATAGCAGAAGATATGGATACTGTTCTCGTTAATATGTACAAATCAGGCATGTCAGAATCAATGATAGCCAATAAGACGGGTTACACTGAAGAAGATGTGACAAAAACATTAAGATCTAAGGATAGATGA
- a CDS encoding TetM/TetW/TetO/TetS family tetracycline resistance ribosomal protection protein — protein MNEQGIERINVGIFAHVDAGKTTTTEHMLYESGRIKALGSVDSGTAMTDSMEVERQRGISVRAALASFAWRGVQINLVDTPGHVDFLSEVERSLRVMDCAVLILSAVEGVQAQSEMIWGALRKLGIPTLIFVNKMDRIGADPAAVLAQARTYLSEDILPVQQPLYKELEFIGAADLWDEAGEAADEARTELLEALAERDEELLELYMSEGAVDLMRWKRELAARTAAGKIYPLVYGVAAKGLGVTALLDAMVQYFPRAGGDAEQPVSGIVYNIQRDKNMGRMAYVRLYEGTIRNRDTVMNYTQEVQAKVTQIRKVEGGRTEDVGALEAGDIAVVYGLSGVRIGDVLGQPDAIPQEAKLAVPLLTVRVFWGADTDEHKVIAAFQELADEDPLLDTQWLQEERELHIKVMGPIQLEILDSVLEERFGLKVTFGQPSVIYRETPSSTGEGYVAYLMPKPCWAILRFRIEPGPPGSGLVYESLVRSSDLLPQYQNETARRVPEALQQGLSGWEVTDLKVTLVEGNHHVWHTHPLDFAVATPMAIMDGLAHTGTSLLEPILQVRIVVPEENGGRVMNDLVQMRGTFEPPVLQGERMIIEGRLPLATSLDYPVSLSSYTKGRSTFTSFFAGYEPCPPDVTAERTRRGVNPLDQARYILSVRKALQG, from the coding sequence ATGAATGAGCAGGGGATTGAACGGATTAATGTCGGGATATTTGCGCATGTGGATGCGGGAAAGACGACTACAACAGAGCATATGCTCTATGAAAGCGGCAGGATCAAGGCGCTGGGCAGCGTGGACAGCGGAACGGCAATGACCGATTCGATGGAGGTGGAGCGGCAGCGGGGGATCTCGGTGCGTGCGGCGCTGGCTTCTTTTGCGTGGCGTGGAGTGCAGATCAACCTGGTCGATACCCCGGGGCATGTCGATTTCCTGTCCGAGGTGGAGCGGAGCCTAAGGGTCATGGACTGTGCGGTGCTGATTCTGTCGGCGGTGGAGGGGGTGCAGGCACAGAGTGAGATGATTTGGGGTGCGCTGCGTAAGCTGGGGATTCCGACCCTGATTTTTGTGAATAAAATGGACCGGATCGGCGCTGATCCAGCCGCTGTACTGGCGCAGGCGCGGACTTATCTGTCGGAGGATATCCTGCCCGTGCAGCAGCCGCTGTATAAGGAACTGGAATTTATCGGCGCAGCTGATTTGTGGGACGAGGCCGGAGAGGCGGCGGATGAGGCGCGTACGGAGCTGCTGGAAGCGCTTGCTGAGAGAGATGAGGAGCTGCTGGAGCTGTACATGTCGGAGGGTGCAGTAGATCTGATGCGCTGGAAAAGAGAGCTGGCCGCTCGGACGGCCGCAGGAAAGATCTATCCGCTGGTGTATGGCGTAGCGGCGAAGGGACTTGGCGTTACTGCGCTGCTGGATGCGATGGTCCAGTATTTTCCCCGGGCGGGAGGGGATGCGGAGCAGCCGGTGTCCGGCATCGTGTACAACATTCAGCGGGATAAAAATATGGGGCGCATGGCATACGTACGCCTCTATGAAGGGACCATCCGCAACCGCGATACCGTGATGAATTACACGCAGGAGGTGCAGGCCAAAGTAACGCAGATCCGCAAGGTTGAAGGCGGCCGTACTGAAGATGTCGGAGCGCTCGAAGCGGGAGATATCGCCGTGGTATACGGGCTGTCCGGTGTGCGAATCGGGGATGTGCTGGGCCAGCCGGATGCCATTCCGCAAGAGGCGAAGCTGGCTGTGCCGCTGCTGACTGTGCGGGTATTCTGGGGAGCGGATACGGACGAACATAAGGTGATTGCTGCCTTCCAGGAGCTGGCCGATGAAGACCCGCTGCTGGATACGCAGTGGCTGCAGGAGGAGCGGGAGCTGCACATTAAGGTGATGGGGCCGATTCAGCTGGAGATTCTGGATAGTGTGCTGGAGGAGCGTTTCGGGCTAAAAGTGACCTTTGGGCAGCCATCGGTTATCTACCGGGAGACGCCGAGCAGCACGGGGGAGGGTTATGTCGCTTATCTGATGCCGAAGCCGTGCTGGGCGATTCTGCGTTTCCGGATTGAGCCGGGCCCGCCGGGGAGCGGCCTTGTCTATGAATCGCTGGTGCGCAGCTCCGATCTGCTGCCGCAATACCAGAACGAGACGGCCCGCCGTGTGCCGGAGGCGTTGCAGCAGGGGCTAAGCGGCTGGGAGGTCACCGACCTGAAAGTGACGCTGGTGGAGGGGAACCACCATGTGTGGCATACGCACCCGCTGGATTTTGCCGTGGCTACGCCTATGGCCATCATGGACGGGCTGGCCCATACCGGCACCAGCCTGCTGGAGCCGATCCTGCAAGTGCGCATCGTCGTGCCCGAGGAGAACGGCGGCCGCGTGATGAACGACCTCGTGCAGATGCGCGGCACGTTCGAGCCGCCGGTGCTGCAAGGGGAGCGGATGATCATTGAGGGCCGGTTGCCGCTGGCTACCTCACTCGATTATCCCGTGAGCCTAAGCTCCTATACGAAGGGACGGAGCACGTTCACTTCCTTTTTCGCCGGCTACGAGCCTTGCCCACCGGATGTTACCGCCGAGCGCACCCGCCGGGGCGTGAACCCGCTGGATCAGGCGCGGTATATTTTGAGTGTGCGGAAGGCTTTGCAGGGGTAA
- a CDS encoding TetR/AcrR family transcriptional regulator, whose protein sequence is MQNASQLFAHKGYGAVSMNEVCAAAKVSKGSLYHHFPSKDELFLHVVEDDTQKWLCEWEELRSTISGTEARLYALGDHYANDFQNPIIHALEEYSRSRTLTEDISRRLSEVYESASQACREVLQEGMDSGYLAPGNLDKYVIIVSGMLEGICRVSEITALAQNSEDIREYYRGAIQMLLQGMRLQER, encoded by the coding sequence TTGCAGAATGCCTCTCAATTGTTCGCACACAAGGGTTACGGTGCTGTGAGCATGAATGAGGTATGTGCCGCTGCCAAGGTCAGCAAGGGGAGTCTGTATCACCATTTTCCGAGTAAGGATGAATTGTTCCTGCACGTGGTGGAGGATGACACACAAAAGTGGCTCTGTGAGTGGGAGGAGCTGCGGAGCACCATCAGCGGAACGGAAGCCCGTCTCTATGCGCTTGGGGATCATTATGCGAATGATTTTCAGAATCCGATTATTCATGCGCTGGAGGAGTATTCCAGATCGCGGACGCTTACCGAAGATATCAGCCGGCGGCTCTCGGAGGTCTACGAATCGGCTTCACAGGCTTGCCGTGAGGTGCTTCAGGAAGGGATGGATTCCGGTTACCTGGCCCCGGGCAATCTGGACAAATATGTGATTATTGTCAGCGGCATGCTGGAAGGCATCTGCAGAGTCAGCGAGATTACTGCACTGGCGCAGAATTCCGAGGATATCAGGGAATATTACCGCGGGGCAATACAAATGTTACTCCAGGGGATGCGCCTACAGGAGCGTTAG
- a CDS encoding type II toxin-antitoxin system PemK/MazF family toxin — protein sequence MIVKRGDVFFADLSPVVGSEQGGVRPVLVIQNDIGNRFSPTVIVAAITAQIQKAKLPTHVEIDAAAHGFDRDSVILLEQVRTIDKQRLTDKITHLDDETMKLVDDSLQISLGLIDF from the coding sequence TTGATTGTTAAACGCGGCGACGTTTTTTTTGCCGACCTTTCACCGGTGGTGGGTTCAGAGCAAGGTGGAGTAAGGCCGGTACTGGTCATTCAGAACGACATAGGCAATCGCTTCAGCCCCACGGTCATTGTGGCAGCCATCACTGCCCAGATCCAGAAGGCCAAGCTGCCGACGCATGTAGAGATTGATGCGGCAGCGCACGGCTTTGACCGGGATTCCGTGATCTTGCTGGAGCAGGTTCGGACAATTGACAAACAACGCTTAACTGATAAGATCACCCACCTGGACGATGAGACCATGAAGCTGGTGGATGATTCGCTGCAAATCAGCCTGGGTCTGATTGATTTCTGA
- a CDS encoding S-layer homology domain-containing protein, translating into MKKTTFQKRATKITLACSILAATVSFGASASAFSDLKGHAAETKINALHQNGIINGITSDKFAPKSKLTYAQGLQFIVSGLKLAPVKDGSKASDHFDKVKDSAWYASAFLTAKQSGLALDKTIDPNAAMTRIQFAHLLTQALQSKGNFPVTLMYAEITDGGKLTTAEMNSLQILFNTRLLTLEKNNTFRPYDPVTRAEAAVLIYDAAKFAKEVITPDNSTTAPAYEYESAVTLTKAGEGVNKATVTVDNLPNPGYGLAIERIEFGANKTAVIYFKVTPPSAGSMNLQVISSASADTYLPDGYTATAKSVNSPASSASSSAGK; encoded by the coding sequence ATGAAGAAGACAACTTTCCAGAAGCGCGCTACAAAAATCACTCTAGCGTGCAGCATTCTGGCGGCAACCGTATCATTCGGAGCATCGGCTTCTGCTTTTTCAGACTTGAAGGGCCATGCGGCCGAAACGAAAATCAACGCACTTCATCAAAACGGCATCATTAATGGAATTACCAGTGATAAGTTCGCCCCGAAATCCAAACTGACTTATGCGCAGGGCCTGCAGTTCATCGTCAGCGGCCTTAAGCTCGCTCCGGTGAAGGACGGCAGCAAGGCGAGTGACCATTTTGACAAAGTAAAAGATTCCGCCTGGTACGCATCCGCCTTCCTGACTGCCAAGCAAAGCGGACTAGCGCTGGACAAAACGATTGATCCAAACGCAGCCATGACGCGCATCCAGTTCGCTCATTTGCTGACTCAGGCGCTGCAGAGCAAAGGGAATTTCCCGGTAACGCTGATGTACGCGGAGATTACAGATGGCGGCAAGCTGACTACGGCTGAGATGAACAGTCTGCAGATTCTTTTCAACACCCGGCTGCTCACGCTGGAGAAGAATAACACCTTCCGTCCTTATGATCCGGTGACCCGTGCGGAAGCCGCAGTCTTGATCTATGACGCAGCTAAATTTGCCAAAGAAGTAATCACTCCAGACAACAGCACAACGGCTCCAGCCTATGAGTATGAGTCGGCAGTAACGCTGACCAAGGCCGGTGAAGGTGTGAACAAAGCAACCGTAACGGTCGACAATCTGCCTAACCCGGGTTACGGCCTGGCCATTGAACGTATTGAATTCGGTGCGAACAAGACAGCTGTCATCTATTTCAAAGTAACTCCGCCGTCGGCAGGCTCGATGAACCTGCAAGTGATCTCCTCCGCTTCTGCGGATACTTATCTGCCTGATGGATATACGGCAACAGCCAAGTCCGTGAACAGCCCGGCTTCCTCGGCTTCATCTTCCGCAGGCAAGTAA
- a CDS encoding MFS transporter, with protein MSLLLRNRGAMLLLMLNIFLAFTGIGLVVPIMPTYMNELGIGGSVVGLLVAAFALTQLLVSPFAGNWSDRMGRKKIIIAGLIVFAFSELLFGLASVPWLLFVSRMLGGAGAAMIMPAVMAYVADTTSSEERAKGMGLINAAITTGFIIGPGIGGYLAELGIRVPFFTAAGAAALVAFITFAVLPESLSAEKRGEAQADQGNKESLSTQLLRSYREPYFFGLIIIFVLSFGLANYDTVFGLFVDHKFGFTPKDIAFVLTFGSIAGAVVQVTVFSWILNKFGESRVITICLLIAGLSIFLTLFVHGFTAIVAVTFIVFLAMDILRPAVGTQLSKMADESQQGFVMGMNSAYTSLGNIAGPIVAGILFDLDVNFPYAAAALVMFICFFLSLSYGRRRQNQRSTAAHQ; from the coding sequence ATGTCATTACTGTTAAGAAACCGGGGCGCTATGCTGCTCCTGATGCTAAATATATTTCTGGCGTTTACGGGGATCGGTCTGGTTGTCCCTATTATGCCTACTTACATGAACGAGCTGGGAATCGGCGGGAGCGTGGTCGGGCTGCTGGTGGCCGCTTTTGCGCTGACGCAGCTGCTGGTGTCCCCTTTTGCAGGGAATTGGTCTGACCGGATGGGCCGCAAAAAAATCATTATCGCCGGACTGATCGTCTTTGCCTTCTCGGAGCTGCTGTTTGGTCTGGCTAGCGTACCTTGGCTGCTGTTCGTATCCCGGATGCTGGGCGGAGCGGGTGCCGCAATGATTATGCCTGCGGTTATGGCCTATGTTGCCGATACCACGTCTTCCGAAGAACGCGCCAAAGGGATGGGGCTGATCAATGCGGCCATCACTACCGGGTTCATCATCGGGCCGGGGATCGGCGGATATCTGGCGGAGCTGGGCATTCGTGTACCGTTCTTTACGGCTGCCGGAGCTGCTGCACTGGTTGCATTTATTACTTTTGCCGTTCTGCCGGAATCACTATCTGCTGAGAAGCGGGGTGAAGCGCAGGCCGATCAGGGAAATAAAGAAAGTCTGAGTACCCAGCTGCTGCGCTCCTACCGTGAGCCTTATTTCTTTGGACTGATTATTATTTTCGTGCTGTCGTTCGGACTCGCCAACTATGATACAGTCTTCGGGCTGTTCGTGGATCACAAGTTCGGGTTCACCCCGAAGGATATTGCCTTTGTGCTGACGTTTGGTTCAATTGCCGGTGCGGTGGTTCAGGTTACGGTGTTCAGCTGGATACTTAATAAATTCGGAGAGAGCAGAGTCATCACGATCTGTCTGCTGATTGCCGGTCTGTCGATCTTCCTTACGCTGTTTGTCCACGGCTTCACGGCGATTGTTGCGGTGACGTTCATTGTGTTCCTGGCGATGGATATTCTCCGGCCTGCAGTCGGTACGCAGCTGTCCAAAATGGCTGACGAGTCGCAGCAGGGCTTTGTTATGGGGATGAACTCCGCGTATACGAGCCTTGGCAATATTGCCGGTCCGATCGTGGCGGGAATCCTGTTTGATCTCGATGTGAATTTCCCTTATGCGGCAGCCGCGCTTGTAATGTTCATCTGCTTCTTCCTGTCACTGAGCTATGGCAGACGCAGACAGAACCAGCGGAGCACGGCAGCGCATCAATGA
- a CDS encoding CopG family ribbon-helix-helix protein has protein sequence MANLQNTKRIMISLPDHLLQEVDGIVQMENSNRSELIRQAMKLYLSERRKRTIRESMQRGYMEMAKINLTMACEAFLAEEDADSTLGRLVSGV, from the coding sequence GTGGCCAATTTGCAGAACACCAAAAGAATCATGATCAGCTTGCCCGATCATCTCTTGCAGGAAGTGGATGGGATCGTTCAAATGGAGAACTCTAACCGTAGTGAATTGATCAGGCAGGCCATGAAGCTGTATTTAAGCGAACGGAGGAAACGTACGATCCGGGAGTCGATGCAGCGGGGCTATATGGAAATGGCTAAGATTAATTTGACCATGGCATGCGAGGCTTTTCTCGCTGAGGAAGATGCAGACAGTACTCTTGGCCGCTTAGTAAGCGGGGTGTAG
- a CDS encoding GNAT family N-acetyltransferase produces MQVIKSLLECPERRNEFAEYVKEKWPKVTKVVLPKIDESLSAEAGLPFTFLLLKNGKIIGFYQLIEQEYISRKDLSPWISPLFIDENERGRGLGSVLLEHARKMAGQLGYAKVYLTTDHILYYEKYGFREIGLDNFAWGRPTKIYEHDAIE; encoded by the coding sequence GTGCAGGTTATTAAATCTTTATTAGAGTGTCCAGAGCGTCGTAACGAATTTGCTGAATATGTTAAAGAAAAATGGCCGAAGGTAACGAAGGTAGTCCTCCCTAAAATTGACGAAAGTTTATCGGCTGAAGCTGGTTTGCCCTTTACATTCCTACTCTTGAAAAACGGAAAAATAATAGGATTTTATCAGCTGATTGAGCAGGAATACATAAGCCGAAAAGACTTATCGCCATGGATTTCACCTTTGTTCATTGATGAGAATGAGAGAGGGCGAGGTTTAGGCTCCGTACTGCTGGAGCATGCCAGAAAAATGGCGGGGCAATTGGGATATGCGAAGGTTTATTTAACAACCGACCATATTCTCTATTATGAGAAATATGGATTCAGAGAAATCGGTTTGGATAATTTCGCGTGGGGACGCCCCACCAAAATCTATGAGCATGATGCTATAGAATAA
- a CDS encoding GNAT family N-acetyltransferase, with protein sequence MQNRIIRRFEQSDMAALGAMYAVVSAQENVLFWWVGEESNWENVICAFEGDTMVAKGQLGIFNVVPPGRLPGSKHKIFVNLKTLPERANDIELLDSVYAPLLERAQTLKSILPQEYGTILCTGNNAAEVSSHVYFEQHLGFLPHSRMYMLRRDLNEPMPVHHLEEGLELTFAQLDSPEERLAYLELDTEIWPDTALGMERLLEHQEHSLWTSIVVRDAGVVAGSLMVWKEEHGGIIEDVFVREPWRRRGIAKALLARALQYLKEHRLEQAQLIAMATNDSALSLYESVGFEKGQQEIRYYTELG encoded by the coding sequence ATGCAGAATAGAATCATCCGCAGGTTTGAGCAGAGTGATATGGCGGCGCTTGGAGCGATGTATGCTGTGGTATCGGCGCAGGAGAATGTGCTTTTTTGGTGGGTTGGTGAGGAGAGCAACTGGGAGAATGTAATCTGTGCTTTTGAAGGAGATACTATGGTGGCCAAGGGCCAGCTGGGTATTTTCAACGTGGTGCCTCCGGGACGCCTTCCGGGGAGCAAGCATAAAATTTTTGTGAACCTTAAGACATTACCGGAACGAGCGAATGACATTGAGCTGCTGGATAGTGTCTACGCCCCGCTGCTGGAACGGGCACAGACCTTGAAGTCTATACTGCCGCAGGAGTATGGCACCATTCTCTGTACGGGGAATAATGCAGCGGAGGTGAGCAGTCACGTTTATTTTGAGCAGCATCTCGGTTTCCTGCCGCATAGCCGGATGTACATGCTCCGCCGGGATTTGAACGAACCTATGCCCGTGCATCACCTGGAAGAGGGGCTGGAACTCACGTTTGCTCAGCTCGATTCGCCGGAGGAACGGCTGGCCTATCTGGAGCTGGATACGGAGATCTGGCCGGATACAGCGCTCGGAATGGAGCGTTTGCTGGAGCATCAGGAGCATTCCCTCTGGACCTCAATCGTTGTGCGCGATGCAGGCGTGGTAGCCGGCAGTCTCATGGTATGGAAGGAAGAGCACGGCGGCATTATTGAAGATGTGTTCGTCCGGGAACCCTGGAGACGGCGCGGAATTGCCAAGGCTCTGCTGGCCCGGGCCCTGCAGTATCTGAAGGAGCATAGACTGGAACAGGCCCAGCTTATCGCTATGGCTACCAATGACTCGGCGTTATCCCTGTATGAATCGGTGGGTTTTGAAAAAGGCCAGCAGGAGATCAGATATTACACGGAGCTCGGTTAA